In Notolabrus celidotus isolate fNotCel1 chromosome 22, fNotCel1.pri, whole genome shotgun sequence, one genomic interval encodes:
- the LOC117805919 gene encoding cleavage and polyadenylation specificity factor subunit 3, which translates to MATKRKVEVIVPAEESDQLLIRPLGAGQEVGRSCIILEFKGRKIMLDCGIHPGLEGMDALPYIDLIDPAEIDLLLISHFHLDHCGALPWFLQKTSFKGRTFMTHATKAIYRWLLSDYVKVSNISADDMLYTETDLEESMDKIETINFHEVKEVAGIKFWCYHAGHVLGAAMFMIEIAGVKLLYTGDFSRQEDRHLMAAEIPSVKPDILIIESTYGTHIHEKREEREARFCNTVHDIVNREGRCLIPVFALGRAQELLLILDEYWQNHPELHDIPIYYASSLAKKCMAVYQTYVNAMNDKIRKAININNPFVFKHISNLKSMDHFDDIGPSVVMASPGMMQSGLSRELFESWCTDKRNGVIIAGYCVEGTLAKHIMSEPEEITTMSGQKLQLKMSVDYISFSAHTDYQQTSEFIRALKPPHVILVHGEQNEMARLKAALIREYEDNDQVHIEVHNPRNTEAVTLNFRGEKLAKVMGSLADKKCAQGQRVSGILVKKNFNYHILNPSDLSTYTELAMSTVKQSQAIPFTGPYSLLVCHLRNLTGDVEELDGTEKNTLKIFKNITLIHEVGIVVLEWVANPLNDMYADAVTTVVLEVQSNPKAQKVMETQSTIMDMDVFQTRLGVMLQDMFGEECVDFSDGKNISLTVDGKTVNICLETRSVCYEDESTEDDSLREMVELAVQRLYDALNPVI; encoded by the exons CTGGACTGTGGGATCCACCCTGGCTTGGAAGGAATGGATGCCCTCCCTTACATAGACTTGATAGACCCAGCAGAGATAGACCTGCTGCTAATCAGCCA CTTCCACTTGGATCACTGTGGAGCTCTTCCCTGGTTCCTCCAGAAGACCAGCTTTAAAGGCCGGACCTTCATGACCCACGCTACGAAGGCCATCTACCGCTGGTTACTGTCAGACTACGTCAAAGTCAG CAACATCTCTGCAGACGACATGCTGTACACTGAGACCGACCTGGAGGAGAGCATGGACAAGATTGAGACCATCAACTTCCATGAAGTCAAGGAAGTGGCTGGGATCAAGTTCTGGTGTTACCATGCAGGTCATGTGCTGGGAGCTGCCATGTTCATGATAGAGATAGCTGGAGTAAAG CTGCTCTACACCGGAGACTTCTCCCGTCAAGAGGACAGGCATCTGATGGCAGCTGAGATCCCCAGTGTCAAACCTGACATCTTAATCATA GAGTCGACCTATGGCACACATATCCATGAAAAGCGTGAGGAGCGTGAGGCTCGGTTCTGTAACACTGTCCATGATATTGTTAACAGAGAAGGCCGCTGTTTAATCCCTGTGTTCGCTTTGGGACGGGCCCAGGAACTACTGCTCATCCTGG ATGAGTACTGGCAGAACCACCCAGAGCTCCATGACATCCCCATCTACTACGCCTCATCCCTGGCCAAGAAGTGCATGGCCGTGTACCAGACCTACGTGAACGCAATGAACGACAAGATCCGCAAAGCCATCAACATCAACAACCCTTTTGTCTTCAAGCACATCAGCAACCTCAAG AGCATGGATCACTTTGATGACATCGGTCCCAGCGTGGTGATGGCGTCTCCGGGTATGATGCAGAGCGGGCTTTCCAGAGAGCTCTTTGAGAGCTGGTGCACAGATAAGAGGAACGGAGTCATCATCGCTGGATACTGCGTGGAGGGGACGCTGGCCAAG CACATCATGTCAGAGCCAGAGGAGATCACCACCATGTCCGGGCAGAAGCTGCAGCTGAAGATGTCTGTGGACTACATCTCCTTCTCTGCTCACACAGACTACCAGCAGACCAGCGAGTTCATCAGGGCTCTTAAGCCACCACATGTG ATCCTGGTCCACGGGGAGCAGAATGAGATGGCTCGTCTGAAAGCAGCATTGATCAGAGAGTATGAAGATAACGACCAGGTTCACATTGAAGTCCACAACCCTCGGAACACAGAAGCGGTCACTCTTAACTTCAGAGGAGAGAAACTGGCCAAG gtgaTGGGCTCTCTGGCTGATAAGAAGTGTGCTCAGGGTCAGAGGGTGTCGGGCATTCTGGTGAAAAAGAACTTCAACTACCACATCCTTAATCCCTCTGACCTTTCAA CATACACAGAGCTGGCCATGAGCACGGTGAAACAGTCCCAGGCCATCCCCTTCACTGGACCTTACTCTCTGCTCGTCTGCCACCTCAGGAACCTCACAG GTGATGTTGAAGAGCTGGATGGAACCGAGAAGAACACTTTGAAGATCTTTAAGAACATCACTCTCATCCACGAGGTTGGCATAGTGGTGCTAGAG tgGGTAGCGAACCCTCTCAACGACATGTATGCTGATGCTGTCACCACCGTAGTGCTGGAGGTGCAGTCAAACCCAAAAGCTCAGAAAG TCATGGAAACCCAGAGTACCATCATGGACATGGACGTTTTCCAGACCCGGTTGGGAGTCATGTTGCA GGACATGTTTGGAGAGGAGTGTGTGGATTTCAGCGATGGTAAAAACATCTCTCTGACAGTTGATGGGAAGACGGTGAATATTTGCTTGGAAACTCGG TCGGTGTGTTACGAGGATGAGAGCACCGAGGATGACTCCCTGAGAGAGATGGTGGAGCTGGCGGTGCAGCGGCTGTATGATGCACTGAACCCGGTCATTTGA